Below is a window of Acidobacteriota bacterium DNA.
GGGCGGTCGGGTTGCGGCGGACCGTGCACGACAGGGTTTCCGTCGGCCTCACGCTCTCGGTGGGCAGCCACGACCTCGAGCTGGACGTCCCCGGAGCGGGAACGATCGCCCTCGGCGACGCCGACCTGACGCTCCTGCAGATCGAGGCGCTGTTCGAAATCGATTCCTGGGGCTCCGGAAGCCTCTCGGTGGGGCCGGTGCTGGCGCTGTCGCGCTTCGACGACGTCGCCGTGTCGGCCTCGGCGCGGGCGCGCGCGGACGTGCAGAGGGCCACTCTGGACGACGACCTCCTGTTCGGGGTGGAGTTCCGGCTCGTCACGCCGATCGGGGGGAGTGGACTCGCCTTCACCTCGACCCTCCGCTACCTCGTCGGCGGCCCGCAGCTGGACGTGTTCACGACCGCCTCCGGAGCGGCGCCGGCCGGGAGCGGGACTGCCGACTTCGATCCGCTTCTGGTCGGATTCGGACTCGCCTACAGCTTCTGACCGGCCAGGGCGGGTGACGAACGCGCCACCGGCGGGCATGCTGGTGGCATGGCAGGACGCCGCCGCCGGAACCGCAGCGCCCCGCTGGCCCCGCAGGATCCCCTGCAGGTCAACCTGCGGTGGCTGGTCTACGTGATCCTCCTGGTGGTGATCCTCCCCACGGTGATCCTCACCGGGATCGGGATCGCGGTGATCTATGCCCGCCAGGAGGCGCTGGATCTCGTGTTCGGCCTCCTGGTGACGGCGTTCGCCGCTTCCGTCATCGCCGGCGCCGTGCTGCTGCTGATCCTCGCCCGGCGGGGAGCACGGCTGGCGCGCATCCAGGAGACCTTCCTGTCGCACATGGGGCACGAGCTGCTGACCCCTCTGGCCGGGATCCGGCTGCACGGGCAGATCCTTCGGGAGCAGGAACTCTCGCCCGAGGGCCGCCGATCCGTCGAGGCGATCTGCCGCGAGACCGACCGATTGCAGACTCTGGTGGAGAGGATCATCCGCTGGCGCCAGGTCCGGGCGGCGGGGCATCTGTACGGCTGCGAGCGGACGACGCTCGGCGCGGTGGTCGATCGCACGATGCAGCTGCTGCGGGACAAGGATCGTGTCGAGGTGCGCGTGCGCGACGGCACGGCTCCGCTTCAGGTCGATCGCGACGCTCTCGCCGAGGCGCTCGTCAACCTGGTCCAGA
It encodes the following:
- a CDS encoding sensor histidine kinase, with the protein product MAGRRRRNRSAPLAPQDPLQVNLRWLVYVILLVVILPTVILTGIGIAVIYARQEALDLVFGLLVTAFAASVIAGAVLLLILARRGARLARIQETFLSHMGHELLTPLAGIRLHGQILREQELSPEGRRSVEAICRETDRLQTLVERIIRWRQVRAAGHLYGCERTTLGAVVDRTMQLLRDKDRVEVRVRDGTAPLQVDRDALAEALVNLVQNAIKYAGDAAPVELVARTFAGRAIFSVRDRGPGLPPEISQRIFEPFFRFVPPGRPDPGGSGLGLAIARQIARAHGGRLVARPRGGGGTRFSIVLPAEPRE